A window of Pyrobaculum aerophilum str. IM2 contains these coding sequences:
- a CDS encoding cytochrome c oxidase subunit II: protein MERGKLLEYMTIFGAAAILGVLAYIAAVGLYEIDNYGAVAEKTAFGAGQYETIKVTAYRYGWIFEYPNGSKSLNTLYIKAGKLYRLELTSSDVVHSFYIRELGYKYDTVPGFVYTAWLKVDKPGVYNVLCAEFCGAGHYRMLGRIVVEP, encoded by the coding sequence ATGGAGAGGGGTAAGCTGTTGGAATACATGACGATTTTCGGCGCCGCGGCTATTTTGGGAGTGCTGGCGTATATAGCCGCCGTGGGATTGTATGAAATAGACAACTACGGCGCTGTCGCGGAGAAAACCGCCTTTGGCGCTGGCCAGTACGAGACGATAAAAGTCACTGCCTATAGGTATGGCTGGATATTTGAGTACCCGAATGGCAGCAAGTCGCTGAACACCTTGTACATAAAAGCGGGCAAGCTGTATAGACTTGAACTCACGTCAAGTGACGTCGTTCACTCCTTTTACATAAGAGAACTGGGCTACAAATACGACACAGTTCCGGGCTTTGTATATACCGCGTGGCTAAAAGTGGATAAACCGGGCGTATACAACGTCCTCTGTGCTGAGTTCTGCGGAGCAGGCCATTATAGAATGTTGGGACGGATTGTGGTAGAGCCATGA
- a CDS encoding cytochrome C, with amino-acid sequence MKMLTGIIITAVVIIAIVAALTLSGLGAASPAPPATTPAPTTPSPTATPTPTTPTQTPPPQEGGAIQYDPNLAQKGIQYFKEIGCTACHSIKSLGISGGAVGPDLSKTLISPATNVQGLARFYKENGLDNPAADPQKAAQLLAQYLTNTPSYSTTMVSQTNTYKSLYGDQWEKDYVPALVEMLKMAATK; translated from the coding sequence ATGAAGATGTTAACCGGTATAATAATAACCGCGGTAGTGATAATAGCTATAGTCGCCGCGTTAACTCTGTCGGGGCTTGGAGCGGCATCACCTGCGCCTCCCGCAACTACGCCAGCGCCGACAACGCCCTCTCCCACCGCAACGCCCACGCCAACTACGCCTACGCAAACTCCCCCGCCGCAGGAGGGTGGCGCCATTCAGTACGATCCCAATCTGGCTCAAAAGGGAATACAGTACTTCAAGGAAATTGGATGTACCGCATGTCACTCAATTAAATCGCTCGGCATATCCGGCGGCGCCGTCGGCCCCGATTTAAGCAAGACTTTGATCTCGCCGGCAACTAACGTGCAGGGACTGGCGAGGTTTTACAAGGAAAACGGCCTTGACAACCCCGCGGCTGATCCCCAAAAGGCCGCCCAGTTGCTGGCCCAGTATTTGACAAATACGCCTAGCTACTCCACTACCATGGTCAGCCAGACAAACACCTACAAGTCCCTATATGGAGATCAATGGGAGAAGGACTACGTCCCGGCCCTTGTGGAGATGTTGAAAATGGCGGCTACGAAGTAA
- a CDS encoding ubiquinol-cytochrome c reductase iron-sulfur subunit, whose protein sequence is MVDENRRNTLKIFLGTTAALGAGMLATPLVASVIGSKAGYIKPEPSGAIPVEICKDVDSCPKDYGVSLDELRNGPVFKLLKVNTMAIPAVFGIVRAKDGKEYPVAYVAICTHFGCPVNVSGGKYLIGFNCPCHGSIFAICNDPNGCPDYNAAFLEMYVSGGPAPRSLRAIKVAVKDGVVYPLVAYI, encoded by the coding sequence ATGGTGGATGAGAACAGGAGGAACACCCTCAAGATTTTTTTAGGAACCACGGCGGCCTTAGGAGCCGGCATGTTGGCAACGCCGCTTGTGGCTTCTGTAATTGGGAGCAAGGCCGGCTACATCAAGCCCGAGCCCTCTGGCGCAATACCAGTTGAGATCTGTAAAGACGTTGACAGCTGTCCTAAGGACTACGGCGTGTCCCTCGATGAGCTGAGAAACGGCCCCGTCTTTAAGTTATTAAAGGTTAATACCATGGCAATCCCCGCAGTGTTTGGCATTGTTAGAGCAAAGGACGGCAAGGAGTACCCAGTGGCGTATGTGGCAATATGCACTCACTTCGGCTGTCCCGTAAACGTCAGCGGCGGGAAGTATTTAATAGGGTTTAACTGCCCATGTCACGGCTCTATTTTCGCCATATGTAACGATCCGAACGGGTGTCCTGACTACAACGCCGCGTTTTTAGAGATGTACGTCAGCGGCGGCCCAGCGCCCCGTTCGCTTAGGGCAATAAAAGTAGCTGTTAAAGACGGCGTAGTGTATCCACTGGTGGCGTACATATGA